Proteins from one Streptomyces sp. NBC_00289 genomic window:
- a CDS encoding transketolase — protein sequence MNTAELVELGQQLRVDSVRAAAAAGSGHPTSSMSAADLMAVLLANHFRSDFERPEHPGNDRFILSKGHASPLLYAAYKAVGAIDDAELLTFRKLGSRLEGHPTPRRLPWVETATGSLGQGLPVGVGIALSGKRLDHTGYRVWVLCGDSEMAEGSVWEAAEHAGHEHLDNLTAIVDVNRLGQRGPTRHGHDLDAYARRFQAFGWHTVEIDGHDVDAIDRAYGEARSTTGQPTAIIARTLKGKGVAAVEDREGQHGKPLPEAEEAIAELGGPRDLRVRVHEPPTARMLHAVHGDGRIELPRFDKAEHEKGVATRDAYGQALTALGSARGDVVALDGEVGDSTRAELFAKEHPDRYFECYIAEQQMVGAAVGLASRGWVPYAATFASFLTRAHDFIRMAAVSGSGINLVGSHAGVAIGEDGPSQMGLEDLAMMRSVYGSTVLYPCDANQTARLVAEMAGLEGIRYLRTSRGAGPVIYGPDEEFPVGGSKVLRSSERDRLTIVAAGVTVHEALKAADALRDEGVQVRVIDLYSVKPVDRPTLRQAAEETGCLLTVEDHHEEGGIGDAVLDAFTDGRPVPRLVRLAVRTMPGSASPDESLHAAGIDAESIAAAGRLLVEEAVVR from the coding sequence ATGAACACCGCTGAACTCGTCGAACTGGGCCAGCAGTTGCGCGTGGACAGTGTGCGTGCCGCAGCCGCGGCGGGCTCAGGGCACCCGACCTCGTCGATGTCGGCCGCCGACCTGATGGCCGTACTCCTCGCCAACCACTTCCGCTCCGACTTCGAGCGCCCCGAACACCCCGGAAACGACCGGTTCATCCTCTCCAAGGGGCACGCCTCGCCCCTGCTGTACGCCGCCTACAAGGCGGTCGGTGCCATCGACGACGCCGAACTGCTCACCTTCCGCAAGCTGGGCAGCCGTCTCGAAGGGCACCCGACGCCCCGGCGGCTGCCGTGGGTTGAGACGGCCACCGGCTCGCTCGGGCAGGGGCTGCCCGTGGGGGTCGGCATCGCATTGTCCGGCAAGCGGCTGGACCATACGGGCTACCGCGTGTGGGTGCTGTGCGGGGACAGCGAGATGGCCGAGGGCTCGGTCTGGGAGGCCGCCGAGCACGCCGGCCACGAGCACCTCGACAACCTCACCGCGATCGTCGACGTCAACCGGCTCGGCCAGCGCGGCCCCACCCGGCACGGCCACGACCTCGACGCCTACGCGCGCCGCTTCCAGGCCTTCGGCTGGCACACCGTCGAGATCGACGGGCACGACGTCGACGCGATCGACCGCGCGTACGGCGAGGCGAGGTCGACGACCGGCCAGCCGACCGCGATCATCGCCCGCACGCTGAAGGGCAAGGGCGTCGCCGCGGTCGAGGACCGCGAGGGCCAGCACGGCAAGCCGCTGCCGGAGGCCGAGGAGGCGATCGCCGAACTCGGCGGCCCGCGCGACCTCCGCGTCCGGGTGCACGAACCGCCGACCGCCCGCATGCTGCACGCCGTGCACGGCGACGGGCGGATCGAGCTGCCCCGCTTCGACAAGGCGGAGCACGAGAAGGGCGTCGCCACCCGGGACGCGTACGGGCAGGCGCTCACCGCGCTCGGCAGCGCGCGCGGCGACGTGGTCGCCCTGGACGGCGAGGTCGGCGACTCCACGCGTGCAGAGCTCTTCGCCAAGGAACACCCGGACCGCTACTTCGAGTGCTACATCGCCGAGCAGCAGATGGTCGGCGCGGCGGTGGGCCTCGCGTCCCGCGGCTGGGTGCCGTACGCCGCCACGTTCGCGTCCTTCCTGACCCGTGCCCACGACTTCATCCGGATGGCCGCGGTCAGCGGCTCCGGCATCAACCTCGTCGGGTCGCACGCGGGCGTCGCCATCGGGGAGGACGGGCCGAGCCAGATGGGCCTGGAGGACCTGGCGATGATGCGGTCGGTGTACGGCTCGACCGTGCTGTACCCGTGCGACGCCAACCAGACCGCCCGGCTGGTGGCCGAGATGGCCGGCCTGGAGGGCATCCGCTACCTGCGCACCTCGCGCGGCGCCGGGCCGGTGATCTACGGACCCGACGAGGAGTTCCCGGTCGGCGGCAGCAAGGTGCTGCGCTCCTCGGAGCGGGACCGGCTGACGATCGTCGCCGCGGGCGTCACCGTCCACGAGGCGCTGAAGGCCGCCGACGCCCTCCGGGACGAGGGCGTCCAGGTCCGGGTGATCGACCTGTACTCGGTCAAGCCCGTCGACCGGCCCACCCTGCGGCAGGCCGCCGAGGAGACCGGCTGCCTGCTGACCGTGGAGGACCACCACGAGGAGGGCGGAATCGGGGACGCCGTCCTCGACGCCTTCACAGACGGGCGTCCCGTACCCCGGCTGGTGCGTCTCGCCGTACGGACGATG
- a CDS encoding LLM class F420-dependent oxidoreductase translates to MPEYGYFLSCEEFGPADLVEQARMAEQAGFQSLWISDHYHPWNDAQGQSPFVWSVIGAISEAVSLPIGTAVTCPTVRMHPAVVAQAAATAAVMTNGRFRLGVGSGEALNEHILGHVWPPANVRLEMLEEAIQVMRRLFTGEEVSHYGTHYKVENARLYTVPDEPVPIDVSGFGPAATKLAARVGDGYVTMMPDESMVEQFRKGGGGAKPVSGGTKVCYGTDRDEAVRTVRKLWYNELLPGEMGQILPSPRHFEQLQPLVTEEMVREKSVCGDDVDEHVAALSAFADAGFDRVYVNQIGADQRGFFDFYRTKVLPQLQG, encoded by the coding sequence ATGCCCGAATACGGCTACTTCCTGTCGTGCGAGGAGTTCGGCCCCGCCGATCTGGTCGAGCAGGCGAGGATGGCCGAGCAGGCCGGCTTCCAGTCGCTGTGGATCTCGGACCACTACCACCCGTGGAACGACGCACAGGGGCAGAGCCCCTTCGTCTGGTCGGTGATCGGTGCGATCTCGGAGGCGGTGTCGTTGCCGATAGGGACGGCGGTGACCTGCCCGACCGTGCGGATGCATCCCGCGGTGGTGGCCCAGGCGGCGGCGACCGCCGCCGTGATGACGAACGGCCGCTTCCGGCTGGGCGTCGGCAGCGGCGAGGCCCTCAACGAGCACATCCTCGGCCATGTCTGGCCGCCCGCGAACGTACGCCTGGAGATGCTGGAGGAGGCGATCCAGGTGATGCGCCGGCTGTTCACCGGCGAGGAGGTCAGCCACTACGGCACCCACTACAAGGTGGAGAACGCCCGCCTGTACACGGTCCCCGACGAGCCCGTCCCGATCGACGTCTCGGGCTTCGGCCCCGCGGCGACGAAGCTCGCGGCGCGGGTGGGCGACGGCTACGTCACGATGATGCCGGACGAGTCGATGGTCGAGCAGTTCCGCAAGGGCGGCGGGGGCGCCAAGCCGGTGAGCGGCGGCACCAAGGTCTGCTACGGCACCGACCGCGACGAGGCCGTACGGACCGTCCGCAAGCTCTGGTACAACGAGCTGCTGCCGGGCGAGATGGGTCAGATCCTGCCCTCGCCGCGGCACTTCGAGCAGCTCCAGCCACTGGTCACCGAGGAGATGGTGAGGGAGAAGTCGGTGTGCGGGGACGACGTCGACGAGCATGTCGCCGCGCTGTCCGCCTTCGCCGACGCGGGCTTCGACCGCGTCTACGTCAACCAGATCGGCGCCGACCAGCGAGGCTTCTTCGACTTCTACCGCACGAAGGTGCTGCCGCAGCTCCAGGGCTGA
- a CDS encoding phage holin family protein yields the protein MDRLEHLEHLDRQLVDELAQVARETVRDELREQTRKQRRTAGLYAASGAAALYAGAAVALAVGLALALGLPDWAAALITAVILGAVAYALREAARPGGAHAGRFGAGREAVAGDDRVAGERQVPDPAVPAAPTGTPVPPMPAAPPARPGTSPAEAGADPEPPHRPA from the coding sequence ATGGACCGCTTGGAACATCTGGAGCATCTGGACCGTCAACTCGTCGACGAACTGGCGCAGGTGGCGCGCGAGACCGTGCGCGACGAACTGCGCGAGCAGACCCGCAAGCAACGCCGTACGGCAGGGCTGTACGCCGCGTCCGGCGCCGCAGCCCTGTACGCGGGCGCGGCCGTCGCGCTCGCCGTGGGCCTGGCCCTCGCCCTCGGTCTGCCCGACTGGGCGGCCGCGCTGATCACCGCCGTGATCCTGGGCGCCGTCGCCTACGCGCTGCGCGAGGCGGCCCGGCCGGGCGGAGCACACGCGGGACGGTTCGGCGCGGGCCGCGAGGCCGTCGCCGGTGACGACCGTGTCGCGGGTGAGCGGCAGGTTCCGGACCCCGCGGTGCCCGCCGCGCCGACCGGCACGCCCGTTCCGCCCATGCCCGCCGCCCCGCCCGCCCGTCCCGGCACGAGCCCGGCCGAGGCCGGCGCCGACCCCGAACCGCCGCACCGGCCGGCGTGA
- a CDS encoding VOC family protein has protein sequence MDILGATLRVCVDDLETAVPFYERLAGGTALRFERGGVEVAAVGCFLLMSGPAAELELLRKVAATIAVKDVEEAHEVLSELGARIIAGPVATPAGRNLIAMHPDGAVYEYVDRGP, from the coding sequence ATGGACATTCTGGGAGCCACGCTGCGCGTCTGCGTCGACGACCTGGAGACCGCGGTCCCCTTCTACGAACGGCTGGCGGGCGGCACGGCCCTGCGCTTCGAGCGCGGCGGCGTCGAGGTGGCCGCGGTCGGCTGCTTCCTGTTGATGAGCGGCCCGGCGGCCGAGCTGGAGCTGCTGCGCAAGGTCGCCGCGACGATCGCCGTCAAGGACGTCGAAGAGGCCCACGAGGTGCTCAGCGAGCTGGGCGCCCGCATCATCGCGGGCCCGGTCGCGACACCGGCGGGCCGCAACCTGATCGCGATGCACCCGGACGGGGCGGTGTACGAGTACGTGGACCGCGGACCGTAG
- a CDS encoding DUF6204 family protein encodes MSEQHTYRVIVRGTWDGLTDEARARLLAEAADHGLTSMRFTEDGTLSYEPSPLKHFSMRYVVVSDAADGEEMAGAIAEDRAETALRGLGHGFGELRSTVTDLDTMKVNRKSAARSSRR; translated from the coding sequence ATGAGCGAGCAGCACACCTACCGGGTGATCGTCCGGGGCACGTGGGACGGACTCACCGACGAGGCCCGCGCCCGGCTGCTCGCCGAGGCCGCCGACCACGGCCTGACGAGCATGCGGTTCACCGAGGACGGCACGCTGTCGTACGAGCCGTCGCCGCTCAAGCACTTCTCGATGCGGTACGTCGTCGTGTCGGACGCGGCGGACGGCGAGGAGATGGCCGGGGCGATCGCGGAGGACCGGGCCGAAACCGCGCTGCGCGGGCTCGGTCACGGCTTCGGCGAGCTGAGGTCGACGGTCACGGACCTGGACACGATGAAGGTCAACCGGAAGTCCGCGGCCCGGTCATCTCGGCGGTGA
- a CDS encoding GNAT family N-acetyltransferase gives MPHHTSRYLAEGPRVGIRHFTYEDGAEFTARARESKDLHHPWLFPPDRVAAYTAYAGRLIEDPARAGFLVCEKDGGGIAGFININNIVEGGFQCGALGYGAFAHAAGRGLMREGLGLVVRHAFGPMRLHRLEINVQPGNAASIALARGCGFRLEGFSPGMIFLDGAWRDHQRWAITAEMTGPRTSG, from the coding sequence GTGCCTCATCACACTTCCCGCTATCTCGCCGAGGGCCCCCGGGTGGGGATACGCCACTTCACCTACGAGGACGGCGCCGAGTTCACCGCCCGGGCCCGGGAGAGCAAGGACCTGCACCATCCCTGGCTCTTCCCGCCGGACCGGGTCGCCGCCTACACCGCGTACGCGGGGCGGCTGATCGAGGATCCGGCCCGGGCCGGGTTCCTGGTGTGCGAGAAGGACGGCGGCGGCATCGCCGGGTTCATCAACATCAACAACATCGTCGAGGGCGGCTTCCAGTGCGGGGCCCTCGGCTACGGGGCCTTCGCGCACGCCGCCGGGCGCGGGCTGATGCGCGAGGGGCTGGGCCTCGTGGTCCGCCACGCGTTCGGGCCCATGCGCCTGCACCGGCTGGAGATCAACGTGCAGCCCGGCAACGCCGCCTCGATCGCGCTCGCCCGCGGCTGCGGCTTCCGCCTGGAAGGCTTCTCGCCCGGCATGATCTTCCTCGACGGTGCCTGGCGCGATCACCAGCGCTGGGCGATCACCGCCGAGATGACCGGGCCGCGGACTTCCGGTTGA
- a CDS encoding DUF1049 domain-containing protein produces the protein MSPKTSESRSRTGDKRRRMTPARIAVLLLGVLALIFIFENTRDTRIRLLVPEVTMPLWTALLATGLIGALCGAYFMGRRR, from the coding sequence ATGAGCCCGAAGACCTCCGAAAGCAGGAGCCGGACCGGTGACAAACGGCGGAGGATGACGCCCGCCAGGATCGCCGTGCTGCTGCTCGGCGTCCTCGCCCTGATCTTCATCTTCGAGAACACCCGCGACACCAGGATCAGGCTGCTGGTTCCCGAGGTGACGATGCCGTTGTGGACGGCCCTACTCGCCACCGGCCTCATCGGAGCGCTGTGCGGGGCGTACTTCATGGGACGGCGCAGGTGA
- a CDS encoding LD-carboxypeptidase produces MRQLLRPPRLAPGARVAVVATSGPVPEERLQAGLDVLRGWDLDPVVGSHVLDRHGALGYLAGSDADRAADLQRAWCDPSVDAVLCARGGYGIQRMVDLLDWEAMRAAGPKVLAGFSDITVLQQAFATRLGLVTLYGPAAAGADFIKSARAQDQLRATLFAPESVRTLTASGGGALVPGRARGVTLGGCLSLLASDLGTPHALPGARGGLLLLEDIGEPAYRVDRMLTQLLRAGWLDGVAGVALGSWAGCGPYEGVRAVLADRLGGLGVPVVEEFGFGHCDDASTIPLGMTAELDADAGTLTFDEPALR; encoded by the coding sequence ATGAGGCAACTGCTGCGGCCGCCCCGGCTCGCCCCCGGCGCCCGCGTGGCCGTCGTCGCGACCAGCGGGCCCGTGCCCGAGGAACGGCTCCAGGCCGGACTCGACGTACTGCGGGGCTGGGACCTCGACCCGGTCGTGGGCTCCCATGTGCTCGACCGGCACGGCGCGTTGGGCTACCTGGCGGGCTCGGACGCCGACCGGGCCGCGGACCTGCAGCGTGCGTGGTGCGACCCGTCCGTGGACGCCGTGCTGTGCGCGCGCGGCGGCTACGGGATCCAGCGGATGGTGGACCTGCTCGACTGGGAGGCGATGCGGGCGGCCGGGCCGAAGGTGCTGGCCGGCTTCAGCGACATCACGGTGCTCCAGCAGGCGTTCGCCACCCGGCTGGGGCTGGTCACGCTGTACGGCCCCGCGGCGGCGGGCGCGGACTTCATCAAGAGCGCACGGGCCCAGGACCAGCTGCGGGCCACGCTCTTCGCGCCGGAGTCGGTGCGCACCCTCACCGCCTCGGGCGGCGGAGCCCTGGTGCCCGGCCGGGCCCGCGGGGTCACGCTCGGCGGCTGCCTCAGCCTGCTCGCCTCCGACCTCGGCACGCCGCACGCCCTGCCCGGCGCCCGGGGCGGGCTGCTCCTGCTCGAGGACATCGGCGAACCGGCGTACCGCGTCGACCGCATGCTGACCCAGCTCCTGCGCGCCGGCTGGCTGGACGGCGTCGCGGGCGTCGCACTGGGGTCGTGGGCCGGGTGCGGTCCGTACGAAGGGGTGCGCGCGGTCCTCGCCGACCGGCTCGGCGGCCTGGGCGTACCCGTGGTCGAGGAGTTCGGATTCGGGCACTGCGACGACGCGTCGACGATCCCGCTCGGCATGACCGCGGAACTCGACGCGGACGCGGGCACGTTGACGTTCGACGAACCGGCACTTCGCTGA
- a CDS encoding LpqB family beta-propeller domain-containing protein yields MRTLAYGSWPSPVDAALAAAHDGHPEYVGIVGDETWWTEPRPTEGGRRTLVRRHADGTEESVLPAPWNVRSRVIEYGGQPWAGVTHEGEPLVVFVHFADQRLYRYRPGGDPLPLTPLSPVGGGLRWAQPQLRLTDGEVWCVLEEFTGDGPSDVRRVLAAVPLDGAAARDRGAVRELTAARHRFVTGPRLSPDGRRAAWLGWDHPRMPWDGTELLVADVTGDGTLSEPRTVAGGPDESIAQADWASDGSLLYASDRTGWWNLYRDGEPLCPREEEFGGPLWKLGHRWFAPLDNGLVAVVHGRGATTLGVLDPETGELVDVAGPWTEFAPTLAAHGGRVVAVGASPRSAYEVVELDTRTGRARVIGAAHDDAVDPAHYPEPLIRTFTGPDGREVHAHVYPPHHPGCTAPGGELPPYVVWAHGGPTGRSPLVLDLEIAYFTSRGIGVAEVNYGGSTGYGREYRNRLREQWGVVDVEDCAAVALALADEGTADRDRLAVRGGSAGGWTAAASLVTTDVYACGTISYPILDLAGWATGETHDFESRYLETLVGPYAEVPGRYAERSPTEHADRVTAPFLLLQGLDDVICPPAQSERFLARMAARGVPHTYLAFEGEGHGFRRADTMIRALEAELALYAHVFGLHPHGVPAWEPSA; encoded by the coding sequence ATGCGGACGCTGGCCTACGGCTCCTGGCCCTCACCCGTGGACGCGGCGCTCGCCGCCGCGCACGACGGGCACCCCGAGTACGTGGGGATCGTCGGCGACGAGACCTGGTGGACCGAGCCGCGCCCCACCGAGGGCGGCCGGCGCACCCTCGTCCGCCGGCACGCCGACGGCACCGAGGAGTCGGTGCTGCCGGCCCCGTGGAACGTGCGCAGCCGCGTCATCGAGTACGGCGGACAGCCCTGGGCGGGGGTGACGCACGAGGGTGAACCGCTCGTGGTGTTCGTGCACTTCGCCGATCAGCGGCTGTACCGGTACCGGCCGGGCGGCGACCCGCTTCCGCTCACCCCGCTGTCCCCGGTGGGCGGCGGACTGCGCTGGGCGCAGCCGCAGCTGCGTCTCACCGACGGCGAGGTGTGGTGCGTCCTCGAGGAGTTCACCGGCGACGGGCCCTCCGACGTGCGCCGCGTCCTGGCCGCGGTGCCGCTGGACGGCGCGGCGGCCCGGGACCGCGGCGCGGTGCGTGAACTCACCGCTGCCCGGCACCGCTTCGTCACCGGCCCGCGGCTGTCGCCCGACGGGCGGCGCGCGGCCTGGCTCGGCTGGGACCACCCGCGGATGCCGTGGGACGGCACGGAACTCCTCGTCGCCGATGTCACCGGCGACGGCACCCTGAGCGAGCCCCGGACGGTGGCCGGCGGCCCCGACGAGTCGATCGCCCAGGCCGACTGGGCGTCCGACGGCTCCCTCCTGTACGCGAGCGACCGCACCGGCTGGTGGAACCTCTACCGCGACGGCGAGCCGCTGTGCCCGCGCGAGGAGGAGTTCGGCGGTCCCCTCTGGAAGCTCGGCCACCGCTGGTTCGCCCCGCTGGACAACGGGCTCGTCGCCGTCGTGCACGGCCGGGGCGCCACCACCCTCGGGGTGCTCGACCCGGAGACCGGCGAGCTCGTCGACGTGGCCGGGCCCTGGACCGAGTTCGCGCCCACGCTCGCGGCGCACGGCGGGAGGGTCGTCGCCGTCGGGGCGAGTCCGCGCAGCGCGTACGAGGTGGTCGAACTGGACACCAGGACCGGCCGGGCCCGGGTGATCGGCGCCGCGCACGACGACGCCGTGGACCCCGCCCACTACCCCGAGCCGCTGATCCGCACCTTCACCGGACCCGACGGACGCGAGGTGCACGCGCACGTCTACCCGCCGCACCACCCCGGCTGCACGGCGCCCGGCGGCGAACTGCCGCCGTACGTGGTGTGGGCGCACGGCGGCCCCACCGGGCGCTCACCGCTCGTCCTCGACCTGGAGATCGCCTACTTCACCTCGCGTGGCATCGGCGTCGCCGAGGTCAACTACGGAGGCTCCACGGGATACGGCCGGGAGTACCGCAACCGGCTGCGCGAACAGTGGGGTGTCGTCGACGTCGAGGACTGCGCGGCCGTCGCGCTGGCCCTCGCCGACGAGGGCACCGCGGACCGCGACCGGCTCGCGGTGCGCGGCGGCAGCGCGGGCGGCTGGACCGCGGCCGCGTCGCTCGTCACGACCGACGTCTACGCCTGCGGCACGATCAGCTACCCGATCCTCGACCTGGCCGGCTGGGCCACCGGGGAGACCCACGACTTCGAGTCGCGGTACCTGGAGACCCTGGTCGGACCGTACGCCGAGGTGCCCGGCCGGTACGCGGAGCGCTCGCCGACCGAACACGCCGACCGCGTCACCGCCCCCTTCCTGCTGCTGCAGGGCCTCGACGACGTGATCTGCCCGCCCGCGCAGAGCGAACGCTTCCTGGCCCGGATGGCGGCCAGAGGGGTGCCGCACACCTACCTCGCCTTCGAGGGCGAGGGTCACGGTTTCCGGCGGGCGGACACGATGATCCGCGCCCTGGAGGCCGAACTCGCCCTGTACGCACACGTCTTCGGGCTGCACCCGCACGGTGTCCCGGCATGGGAGCCCTCCGCATGA
- a CDS encoding M20/M25/M40 family metallo-hydrolase, which translates to MADRQALDEVVNFTSDLIRIDTTNRGGGDCQERPAAEYAAALLAETGLEPTLLERTRGRTNVVARIEGTDPSADALLVHGHLDVVPAEAADWSVHPFSGEIRDGVVWGRGAVDMKNMDAMILAVVRAWAREGVRPRRDLVIAFTADEEASAEDGSGFLADRHPGLFEGCTEGVSESGAFTFHDGGGRQLYPIAAGERGTGWLKLTARGRAGHGSKVNRENAVTRLAAAITRIGEHEWPLRLTPTVRAALTELAALYGIEPDLGDVDALLEKLGPAAKLVEATVRNSANPTMLDAGYKINVIPGEAVAHVDGRYLAGGEDEFRATLDRLTGPDVSWEFEHREVALQAPVDSTTYARMRAAVEEFAPEGHVVPYCMSGGTDAKQFSRLGITGYGFAPLKLPEGLDYQALFHGVDERVPVEALHFGVRVLDRFLRTA; encoded by the coding sequence ATGGCTGACCGGCAGGCCCTGGACGAGGTCGTGAACTTCACCTCCGACCTCATCCGCATCGACACGACGAACCGGGGCGGCGGCGACTGCCAGGAACGTCCGGCCGCCGAGTACGCCGCCGCGCTGCTGGCCGAGACCGGTCTGGAGCCCACGCTCCTGGAGCGGACCAGGGGCCGGACGAACGTCGTCGCCCGCATCGAGGGCACCGACCCGTCGGCGGACGCGCTGCTCGTCCACGGTCACCTGGACGTGGTGCCCGCCGAGGCCGCGGACTGGAGCGTGCACCCCTTCTCGGGGGAGATCCGGGACGGGGTCGTCTGGGGCCGGGGCGCGGTCGACATGAAGAACATGGACGCGATGATCCTCGCGGTCGTGCGGGCCTGGGCGCGGGAGGGTGTACGGCCCCGCCGGGACCTGGTGATCGCCTTCACGGCCGACGAGGAGGCCAGCGCCGAGGACGGCTCCGGGTTCCTCGCCGACCGGCACCCCGGGCTCTTCGAGGGGTGCACCGAGGGCGTCAGCGAGTCCGGGGCGTTCACCTTCCACGACGGCGGCGGCCGGCAGCTCTACCCCATCGCGGCGGGCGAGCGCGGCACCGGCTGGCTGAAGCTGACCGCCCGCGGGCGGGCCGGGCACGGCTCCAAGGTGAACCGCGAGAACGCGGTGACCCGCCTCGCCGCCGCGATCACCCGGATCGGCGAGCACGAGTGGCCGCTGCGGCTGACCCCGACCGTGCGCGCCGCCCTCACCGAACTCGCCGCGCTGTACGGCATCGAGCCCGACCTGGGTGACGTGGACGCGCTCCTGGAGAAGCTCGGCCCGGCGGCCAAGCTCGTCGAGGCCACCGTCCGCAACAGCGCCAACCCGACCATGCTGGACGCCGGTTACAAGATCAACGTGATTCCGGGGGAGGCCGTCGCCCACGTCGACGGGCGCTACCTCGCCGGCGGCGAGGACGAGTTCCGCGCGACCCTGGACCGGCTCACCGGACCGGACGTGAGCTGGGAGTTCGAGCACCGCGAGGTGGCCCTCCAGGCCCCGGTGGACTCGACGACGTACGCTCGGATGCGGGCCGCCGTCGAGGAGTTCGCCCCCGAGGGACATGTGGTGCCGTACTGCATGTCCGGCGGCACGGACGCCAAGCAGTTCTCGCGCCTCGGCATCACGGGCTACGGCTTCGCACCGCTGAAGCTTCCGGAGGGCCTCGACTACCAGGCCCTCTTCCACGGCGTCGACGAGCGCGTCCCGGTCGAGGCGCTCCACTTCGGCGTCCGCGTACTCGACCGCTTCCTGCGGACGGCCTAG
- a CDS encoding M55 family metallopeptidase — protein MKILISADMEGATGVTWPADVLPGTPQWERCRSMFTSDVNAAVLGFFDGGADEVLVNEAHWSMRNLLLERLDDRTEMLTGRHKSLSMVEGVQHGDVDGIAFVGYHAGAGMEGVLAHTYLANSITGVWLNDVRASEGLLNAHVVAEYGVPVVLVTGDDVACEDALGYAPEALKVAVKDHVSRYAAVCRTPARTAADIRAAAERAAELAVRREPVAGGPYTVALEFDAEHLAMAATVVPGVGRVGERRVAYTSDTMYEGIRTFKAVTTIVSAAVEEQYG, from the coding sequence ATGAAGATCCTCATCAGCGCCGACATGGAGGGCGCCACGGGCGTGACCTGGCCGGCCGACGTGCTGCCGGGCACGCCGCAGTGGGAGCGGTGCCGGTCGATGTTCACCTCCGACGTCAACGCCGCCGTGCTCGGATTCTTCGACGGCGGCGCCGACGAGGTGCTCGTCAACGAGGCGCACTGGAGCATGCGCAACCTGCTCCTGGAGCGGCTCGACGACCGGACCGAGATGCTCACCGGCCGGCACAAGTCCCTCTCCATGGTGGAGGGCGTGCAGCACGGCGACGTCGACGGCATCGCGTTCGTCGGCTACCACGCGGGCGCCGGCATGGAGGGCGTCCTCGCCCACACCTACCTCGCCAACTCGATCACCGGGGTGTGGCTGAACGACGTACGGGCCAGCGAGGGTCTGCTCAACGCGCACGTGGTCGCGGAGTACGGCGTGCCCGTCGTCCTCGTCACCGGCGACGACGTGGCCTGCGAGGACGCCCTCGGCTACGCGCCCGAGGCGCTGAAGGTCGCCGTCAAGGACCATGTGTCGCGGTACGCGGCCGTGTGCCGTACGCCGGCCAGGACCGCCGCCGACATCCGGGCCGCGGCCGAGCGGGCGGCCGAGCTGGCGGTCCGCCGCGAGCCGGTGGCCGGCGGCCCGTACACCGTGGCGCTGGAGTTCGACGCCGAGCACCTCGCGATGGCCGCCACGGTCGTACCGGGCGTCGGCCGCGTGGGCGAGCGCAGGGTGGCGTACACCAGCGACACCATGTACGAGGGGATCCGTACCTTCAAGGCGGTCACCACGATCGTCTCGGCCGCAGTGGAGGAGCAGTATGGCTGA
- a CDS encoding class I SAM-dependent methyltransferase: MSVTSRYRDAWEGFWREAPDGQGAVFWDAEPALTAGIHLALFEPHLTDPGLPLVDVGCGNGTQTRFLADRFPRVIGADLSAAALDHARQADRAGQAGYRLLDAAEKGEAHTLHAELGDANVYVRGVLHQADPEDRQPLVDGLAALAGDRGRVFLVELSEAAKPVLMGLAQGPAGPPPKLAPVFRHGIAPGEVADEAVPGYLRAAGLTVLASGELPLTTTEYGPDGTRVELPSKWLVAGRTE; the protein is encoded by the coding sequence ATGAGCGTGACGAGTCGGTACCGGGATGCCTGGGAGGGCTTCTGGCGCGAGGCTCCCGACGGGCAGGGCGCCGTGTTCTGGGACGCGGAGCCGGCCCTGACCGCGGGCATCCACCTCGCCCTCTTCGAACCGCACCTGACGGATCCGGGCCTGCCGCTGGTGGACGTCGGCTGCGGCAACGGCACTCAGACGCGCTTCCTCGCGGACCGCTTCCCGCGCGTCATCGGCGCCGACCTGTCCGCCGCCGCCCTCGACCACGCCCGGCAGGCCGACCGGGCGGGGCAGGCCGGCTACCGGCTGCTGGACGCGGCCGAGAAGGGGGAGGCGCACACGCTGCACGCCGAGCTCGGCGACGCCAACGTCTATGTGCGGGGCGTGCTGCACCAGGCCGACCCCGAGGACCGGCAGCCGCTGGTGGACGGCCTGGCCGCGCTGGCCGGTGACCGCGGCCGCGTCTTCCTCGTCGAGCTGTCCGAGGCCGCGAAGCCCGTCCTGATGGGCCTGGCGCAAGGTCCCGCCGGCCCGCCGCCCAAACTCGCGCCCGTCTTCCGGCACGGCATAGCCCCCGGCGAGGTGGCCGACGAGGCCGTCCCCGGCTATCTGCGCGCGGCCGGACTCACCGTCCTGGCGAGCGGCGAACTGCCCCTGACCACCACGGAGTACGGGCCCGACGGCACCCGCGTCGAACTGCCCTCGAAGTGGCTGGTGGCGGGGCGCACGGAGTGA